Proteins co-encoded in one Sporosarcina sp. FSL K6-1522 genomic window:
- a CDS encoding DUF58 domain-containing protein encodes MSGELFPDRLTKRLGALSIVSRSGRLGHHKGTHRSRKTGSSLDFSDFREYHPGDDLRHIDWNVYARTDKPFIKQFLDEQEMRIHILLDPTKSMEVDGKWDYARQLAIALGHIALKSGDTVSFSTWSDGQDYFYRRKGAAQRASMTKFISSIDRPDSTDSFTARALRHIPKAVTVLFIITDGLEEADKWEHLFRRLPGICGDVRMLTIHSKSEDIPDYEGDVRFIDIESGDGVEVTVTRRAVQNYLDTKVAHETKLTVLASKFGIHLMRAEVVEGVMETVTKKMRHAGWLR; translated from the coding sequence ATGAGTGGTGAATTATTTCCCGATAGACTGACGAAAAGGCTTGGCGCACTATCGATTGTTTCTCGGTCTGGACGACTTGGGCATCATAAGGGGACGCATCGTTCCAGAAAGACGGGTTCGTCGCTCGATTTTTCCGATTTTCGGGAATACCATCCGGGTGACGACTTACGTCATATCGACTGGAATGTTTATGCGCGGACGGATAAACCGTTCATCAAACAGTTTCTCGACGAGCAGGAAATGCGTATCCATATTTTGCTTGATCCGACAAAGTCAATGGAGGTAGACGGCAAGTGGGATTACGCCCGTCAATTAGCCATTGCACTTGGACATATTGCGCTAAAAAGTGGAGACACCGTATCATTTTCTACGTGGTCAGATGGACAAGACTATTTTTATAGAAGGAAAGGTGCTGCGCAACGTGCTTCTATGACGAAATTTATCTCATCAATCGATAGGCCGGATTCGACGGACAGTTTTACAGCTCGTGCACTGCGTCATATTCCGAAAGCGGTGACTGTGCTGTTTATTATCACGGATGGACTTGAAGAAGCCGACAAGTGGGAGCATCTTTTCCGACGTCTTCCCGGAATTTGTGGGGATGTACGTATGCTGACCATCCACTCAAAATCAGAAGACATACCGGATTATGAAGGAGATGTCCGGTTTATTGACATTGAAAGTGGCGATGGTGTCGAGGTGACGGTGACAAGACGTGCTGTGCAAAATTATTTGGATACAAAAGTAGCACATGAAACCAAACTGACAGTGCTTGCCAGCAAATTTGGGATCCACTTGATGCGTGCAGAAGTAGTTGAAGGTGTCATGGAAACCGTGACGAAAAAAATGCGTCATGCAGGTTGGCTACGATAG
- a CDS encoding MoxR family ATPase has product MPFTPEQFTEMSEKLGTVKEEIGKFIVGQQEAVEFSLYSILAGGHALLEGLPGLGKTMLIRTISEVLDLSFSRIQFTPDLMPADITGTSILERNEEGMQRFVFKEGPIFCQMVLADEINRATPKTQSALLEAMGEQTVTVLGETRKMARPFFVLATQNPIEMEGTYPLPEAQMDRFLCKILLPYPEKAELKEIMLRTTGPTNVAIQKVMNTQEIVMAQEMVKEVVIADDMIDYAVDVVATTHNKSETTDEWSKYVQYGSGPRGLQSIIRLAKARALMAGRFHVSIADIKTVAKPALRHRILINYEGEAEGVDVDGLISKLLEEVRQGASVR; this is encoded by the coding sequence ATGCCATTTACACCAGAGCAGTTTACAGAGATGAGCGAAAAACTTGGAACAGTTAAAGAAGAGATTGGCAAGTTTATCGTTGGTCAGCAAGAAGCAGTTGAGTTTTCCCTGTATTCGATATTGGCAGGCGGGCATGCACTGCTTGAGGGATTACCTGGACTCGGAAAAACGATGCTGATTCGAACGATATCGGAAGTTTTGGATCTATCCTTCTCACGTATTCAGTTTACGCCGGACCTCATGCCGGCTGATATTACGGGTACGAGTATTTTGGAACGGAATGAGGAAGGCATGCAGCGTTTCGTCTTCAAAGAAGGACCGATTTTTTGCCAAATGGTATTGGCGGATGAAATTAACCGTGCAACGCCTAAAACACAAAGCGCTTTGCTGGAAGCGATGGGTGAGCAAACGGTGACAGTGCTTGGGGAGACAAGGAAAATGGCACGACCATTTTTTGTGCTAGCTACTCAAAATCCAATAGAAATGGAAGGAACCTATCCATTACCGGAAGCGCAAATGGACCGATTTCTATGTAAAATCCTGTTACCCTATCCAGAGAAAGCAGAGCTCAAAGAAATTATGCTGCGTACGACGGGGCCGACGAATGTTGCGATTCAAAAAGTAATGAATACACAAGAAATTGTGATGGCGCAGGAGATGGTGAAAGAAGTTGTCATAGCGGATGACATGATTGACTATGCTGTCGATGTAGTAGCTACGACGCATAATAAGAGTGAGACTACGGATGAATGGTCGAAATATGTACAGTATGGCAGTGGGCCACGGGGGCTTCAATCCATTATTCGATTGGCAAAAGCGCGTGCACTAATGGCGGGACGTTTTCATGTGTCCATTGCGGACATTAAGACGGTTGCGAAACCAGCATTGCGTCACCGCATTCTTATCAATTATGAAGGAGAAGCGGAAGGCGTCGACGTCGATGGTTTAATCAGCAAATTGCTGGAAGAAGTTCGTCAAGGAGCTTCTGTGCGATGA